The window ATGATCACATCGGTTATCAATAATTGAATCTTACCGGCAGAGTTCCGCGCATGCAGCATCGCCTCAGCGGCGGTATTTGCCGTCAAAACCTGATAACCGAGCTGCTCCAGCATTATTGCGGTCATGGTAAGGATGGCTTTTTCGTCCTCCACCAGCAAAATGGTTTCACTGCCGTGGCTGACGGGAGTGACATGGTCTGCAGTGTACTCCGGTGTTTTCTTATCCTGGTGCCGAGGCAGATATATCCGGAAGGCCGTGCCTTTTCCCAGCTCACTGTGAACATGGATAAAGCCGTAGTTTTGCTTGACGATGCCATAGATCGATGCCAGACCGAGACCGGTCCCTTTGCCCACGTCTTTGGTGGTGAAGAAGGGTTCAAACAGCCTCTTCCGGGTTTCTTCATCCATACCGCATCCGTTGTCACTGACAGCAAGCAGCACATATCTTCCCGCCTGGAAACCTTCGTCCAGGTCCCTATAGGTCTCGTCGACATCGACATTGCCCGTCTCGACGGTGATCCTGCCCATGGTGCTGATTGCATCTCTGGCGTTGACGCAGAGGTTGGCCAGGATCTGGTCGATCTGCGAGGGATCAATTTTTACCGGGCCCAGTTCCTTGCCCGGTTTCCATATCAGTTCAATATCTTCACCGATGAGTCTTCGCAGCATGGCCAGCATGCTTTCCACCGTATCGTTGAGATTCAGCACCTTGGGCGCCACTGTCTGCTTGCGGGCAAAAGCCAGGAGCTGTTTGGTGAGTTTTACCGAACGTTGGGTGGCCCTCTGGATTTCCAGGAGAGCGGCATGGATGGCCTGATTTTCCACAGTTCCCTCAAGAATTATTTCCGTGTATCCTTGAATCACTCCCAACATATTATTGAAGTCATGGGCAACCCCGCCGGCCAGTCTTCCCACCGATTCCATCTTCTGCGCCTGGGTAAGCTGTAGCTGCAGCGCTTCTTTTTCCGTGTCCACCTGCTTGCGTTCGGTGATATCCTGGAATGATCCACTGATTTTCACTACCCTGCCGTTTTCGACGAACGGGTATCCTATGGTTCGTACCCATTTATGATTTCCTTTGGCGGTGATCATTTCCAACTCCAGGACATATGGCTTTTTCAGTTCGTTTGCATCGTGAATCGCCTGGATAAGCATTGCTTTCGATTCATCTGTATAAAAACTGATCCCGAGCTCGACATTGGTTGGCAACTCGGGATCAAGCTCATGAATTCTTGCCACCTCCTCCGTCCAGGTGCCCTTTCCGGTAGCCGGATTAAATTCCCAACCGCCAATCTTGGCAGCCTTACCCATCTCTTTCATAAGAAAGGTGTAGTGCTGCAAAGCATCTTCTGTTTCCTTACGTTTGGTTATATCCAGGACAAACTTATCGATGATCGGATAGCCGTTCTGCCCTTCCGCGCTCTCATCGGAGGCCAGTCGGGCATGAATTGACACCCAGATATTCTCGCCGTTTTGTTTTTTCCACTGACATTCGAAATGCTTTATTTTTCCGTGGGTCTGGAGTTCGTGGATTTCCGCCAGCCGCCTGCTGGGATCAACATACACCTGCTCAGCCAGGTTGGAATAGCCGGCTAAAACCTCAGCAGGCGATTCGCAGCCAAGCATGATCGCGCCATCCCTGTTCACCATCAAGACCTTGCCGCTCGTGGTGGTTCGGAAGATTCCAAGGGGCGAATTCTCGAAAAGATGGCGAAACCAGCGCTCGCTCTCAGCCAGCTGCCGGGTGCGTTCGGCGATTTTTGCCTCAAGATCGCCAACCAGCTCCCGTATCCTGCCAACCATCATGTTGAAGGTCCTGCTCAATTGTCCGAGTTCATCCGCTGAATCGTCTTGCCCGGCAATATCCAGGTGACCCTGGCGCAGCTGAGCAGCCACTCCATTCAGATGGAGTATTCGCATGGTGATACTGCGATTAATCGTCCTGACAATAAAGAATCCCCAGACCAGGGCCAGGCCGATCAAGGTCGCAATCAGAAGAAAGGTTACCTGGCGGGAACGAGATATCTTGCCCTTAACTCTCCTGACTTCGAGGTGGGCGGATTCAACCAAGGCTTGCGCAACAGGGATGACGTTTTGTTCCTGCAGAGAAAAATCGTTAAATATTCCCTTGATGGCATTGTCGGTAACAACAATTTCATAGCCAAGCTGCTCCAGAGAAGCCAGCATGGCAGCGACATTTCCTGTGTCGGCCCGAGAATCAAATTCCGCAGTTTGAAGCTGTTGATTGAGGATGTAGATGACATTGAAGGCAGACTGCATGACATGTCGCTGTCGCGAGACCTTGTATTGCAGGTAAAAGGCCATGATCTCATGCAACCGGTCCTTGACCTTCGCTGCATCGGCGGCTTCCTGCATCAGGGTGGCTGCGAGCTTTTCAAATCGATGCTCAAGGCCGTACTCAGGCGCGACCATGCGAGTCAAAAGTTCTATGGATTGGATGGAGGTGTCGGCGAAGCGCCTGGCTGAGGAAAGATAGAGGTTCAGATCAATATTACGATTTTTAAGGGAATGCTTTATGCCGGTCTGGGCAATTTTTGCCATCAGGTCGGAGCTTATGCCTACGGCTTGAGAAATCAGCCTGACCGAAGGCTGGGCATATTCGATATGGGCCTCATTAAGACCGATCCTGGCTTGATACAGGAAGAAGTTGCGATGGAGAAGTTTGGCTTTTTCCAGCTTGCGATCCATATCGAGAACGTTGTTCTCAATTTCTCGGCAATGGTCGATTGCTGTTTCCAGGCGATTCTCCCGTATAAGGGAGACTAGCCAGGCAACCAGTATCATGGCAATCAGCAGGAAAAAACCCAGAAAATTAAGCTGTAGCCGCGCAGCTATTGTTCGATTATTCCAAAAATCCAGCCACCTTGTCATGGGAATGATTTCCTCTGGAAACAACTTTTATTGTGACAGAGAATACGTGTATTTGATGTTTTTCTGTAAAGCGGCGACTCCTTCGCCGGGGTTTTCCATCTGCAGGATATTAAATATTGGAACGGCACAGTCGCCAAACTCATCGCAGGTCAGATGGCCGGTTATGCCGGGGAAGGCGCGGGTTGTATAGAGTGCTTCACGCAGTGCCTGCCTGCCGATATGCAGGGTTCCATCGGGTTCTTTGACGGCCACTTTGTCTATTGCCTTAAAAAGGAGATTGACCGCGTCATAGGCCCGCAGGTAGTAATTAACGGCGGGGGTGGTCTTGAATTTCTCCCGGTAGCGGACATCCAGTAGTTTTACCGCCTCGGATTCAACTGTACTGGGCCCGACAAAATACATGCCTTGGGCCAAATCGCCCATATCGGCGATGAACGAGTTTTCAATGAGAGCTCCGTCTGCCATTAGTAGCACATTTTTCAAGGACTCGAGCTCCCTCGCTTTACGGAGTATGAGATTACCTTCCGGTTGAAAAAGCGGGAAAAAAAGTAATTGTGCTTTGGTATTGGCAACGGCAGTCAGCACCGGCAGCATCTCCCTATCGCCCTTATTGATGGCGGTATCAAGGACGATGGTGCCGCCGAGGGCGCTGAAGACCTTCTTGAAGCCCTCCGTCAATCCTTTGGTATAGATGTCCCCATCATTGATGGTGGCCGCGTTGTGTATGCCGAGAACTGTATAGGCATAGGTTGCGGCCGCCTTGCCGGCAATTTCTTCGT of the Desulforhopalus sp. genome contains:
- a CDS encoding ATP-binding protein, producing the protein MTRWLDFWNNRTIAARLQLNFLGFFLLIAMILVAWLVSLIRENRLETAIDHCREIENNVLDMDRKLEKAKLLHRNFFLYQARIGLNEAHIEYAQPSVRLISQAVGISSDLMAKIAQTGIKHSLKNRNIDLNLYLSSARRFADTSIQSIELLTRMVAPEYGLEHRFEKLAATLMQEAADAAKVKDRLHEIMAFYLQYKVSRQRHVMQSAFNVIYILNQQLQTAEFDSRADTGNVAAMLASLEQLGYEIVVTDNAIKGIFNDFSLQEQNVIPVAQALVESAHLEVRRVKGKISRSRQVTFLLIATLIGLALVWGFFIVRTINRSITMRILHLNGVAAQLRQGHLDIAGQDDSADELGQLSRTFNMMVGRIRELVGDLEAKIAERTRQLAESERWFRHLFENSPLGIFRTTTSGKVLMVNRDGAIMLGCESPAEVLAGYSNLAEQVYVDPSRRLAEIHELQTHGKIKHFECQWKKQNGENIWVSIHARLASDESAEGQNGYPIIDKFVLDITKRKETEDALQHYTFLMKEMGKAAKIGGWEFNPATGKGTWTEEVARIHELDPELPTNVELGISFYTDESKAMLIQAIHDANELKKPYVLELEMITAKGNHKWVRTIGYPFVENGRVVKISGSFQDITERKQVDTEKEALQLQLTQAQKMESVGRLAGGVAHDFNNMLGVIQGYTEIILEGTVENQAIHAALLEIQRATQRSVKLTKQLLAFARKQTVAPKVLNLNDTVESMLAMLRRLIGEDIELIWKPGKELGPVKIDPSQIDQILANLCVNARDAISTMGRITVETGNVDVDETYRDLDEGFQAGRYVLLAVSDNGCGMDEETRKRLFEPFFTTKDVGKGTGLGLASIYGIVKQNYGFIHVHSELGKGTAFRIYLPRHQDKKTPEYTADHVTPVSHGSETILLVEDEKAILTMTAIMLEQLGYQVLTANTAAEAMLHARNSAGKIQLLITDVIMPDMNGRTLAKTLLSTSPGLRILYISGHTADVITDHGVLDEGVFFLQKPFTRQGLASKIREALHRDGA
- a CDS encoding branched-chain amino acid ABC transporter substrate-binding protein; translation: MNNRGKILPFLQGCILVIPLLLLGCSQEKQPFVCVDAIGCVSLSGNEPIKIGVIQALSGRVAPLGKEQLYGLELALDFWQGKVAGHSVEIQTEDTGCSSEGGANAALKIVADPKTVAIFGTTCSGSATTAAKVMADAGLTMISGNNSAPFLTSIDGKRGPHWHPGYFRTANNEEIAGKAAATYAYTVLGIHNAATINDGDIYTKGLTEGFKKVFSALGGTIVLDTAINKGDREMLPVLTAVANTKAQLLFFPLFQPEGNLILRKARELESLKNVLLMADGALIENSFIADMGDLAQGMYFVGPSTVESEAVKLLDVRYREKFKTTPAVNYYLRAYDAVNLLFKAIDKVAVKEPDGTLHIGRQALREALYTTRAFPGITGHLTCDEFGDCAVPIFNILQMENPGEGVAALQKNIKYTYSLSQ